In the genome of Drosophila subpulchrella strain 33 F10 #4 breed RU33 chromosome 2L, RU_Dsub_v1.1 Primary Assembly, whole genome shotgun sequence, one region contains:
- the LOC119548690 gene encoding centaurin-gamma-1A isoform X2, producing MLAVKNFFLPERAKAPETPQRFSRMPEAFLRSIRRRSLRVKRAKSLVVPDRSEKRKSDSFVNSQEWTISRSVPDLRLGIVGSLNSGKSALVHRYLTGSYMQEESPEGGRFKKEVFIDGQSYLLLIRDEGGAPEMQFAGWVDAVIFVFSLENEGSFNTVYNYYTKMAHFRNGQEIPMILVGTQDAISERNPRVIDDTRARKLASDLKRCSYYETCATYGLNVERVFQDACQKILSQRLPLPPQVQPARPTTPQGNRLGLAPYQAPTNGQRGQQQLPLRMSADFAQAEQKLWSLQAASSSTTNENNNITKYNPGAASSLQGDCSQVQLRDPRDLAPPPGKELPTPTSTPTTSRKSRRRSNLFIPSSSKKADKEKEPKSSELGSGRSIPIKQGYLYKRSSKSLNKEWKKKYVTLCDDGRLTYHPSLHDYMDDVHGKEIPLQYVTVKVPGQKPRGSKSIITNSALTSSLMANSQRAQNTLSDGIGCLTLAKDNQRKLSEKLSLLGAGSGAAGAGGEPLKSNSSQQTSGDEGIAMSNSNSQTFIAGETANKLEAQTPNVKKRHRRMKSSSVKANEADDNDGYEFYIVSLDSKQWHFEAANSEERDEWVAAVEQEIFKSLQSIESSKTKQATSTDLAAMLAIRQRVPGNGFCVDCGAPNPEWASLNLGVLMCIECSGVHRNLGSHISKVRSLGLDDWPSPHLSVMLAIGNSLANSVWESNTRQRVKPTSQASREEKERWVRSKYEAKEFLTPLGSGSSAHPSPSPGQQLIEAVIRADIKSIVSILANCPSEVTNANVSARDVRTPLLLACAIGNLAIAQLLIWNGANIKHTDHEGRTCLAYARAAQSLATAKSIKAAAAAQAGTTIPAPAPPTNGGIPAPQYNVEDTTALVELLEGLGCPEAAPLTASGTLPRRRDTLGTPYEKSVSGVI from the exons ATTCCTTTGTGAACAGTCAGGAGTGGACGATTTCTCGATCGGTACCCGATTTGAGGCTGGGAATCGTTGGTTCCCTCAACTCGGGAAAGTCGGCCCTGGTGCATCGCTATCTCACGGGATCCTACATGCAGGAGGAGTCGCCCGAGGGCGGTCGCTTCAAGAAGGAGGTCTTCATCGACGGCCAGAGCTACTTGCTGCTCATTCGCGACGAGGGTGGAGCTCCCGAAATGCAG TTCGCTGGCTGGGTGGATGCGGTAATCTTCGTGTTCAGTCTGGAGAACGAGGGCAGCTTCAACACCGTCTACAACTACTACACGAAAATGGCGCATTTTCGGAATGGCCAGGAAATACCCATGATATTGGTGGGGACGCAAG ATGCCATCAGTGAGCGCAATCCCCGCGTGATCGACGACACCCGCGCCAGGAAATTGGCCAGCGATCTGAAGCGCTGCTCCTACTACGAGACCTGCGCCACCTATGGCCTAAATGTGGAGCGTGTCTTTCAGGATG CCTGTCAAAAGATCCTCTCGCAGCGCCTGCCCTTGCCACCACAGGTGCAACCGGCGAGACCGACGACCCCGCAGGGCAATCGCTTGGGTCTGGCTCCTTACCAGGCACCCACCAACGGACAACGTGGCCAGCAACAGCTGCCACTGCGAATGAGTGCGGACTTCGCCCAGGCGGAGCAGAAGCTGTGGTCTCTGCAAGCCGCGAGCAGCTCCACCACCAATGAGAACAACAACATCACCAAATACAATCCCGGAGCGGCCAGCTCGCTGCAGGGCGATTGCTCCCAGGTCCAGCTGCGGGATCCACGCGATCTGGCGCCACCGCCGGGCAAGGAACTGCCCACGCCCACCTCGACGCCAACGACGAGCCGCAAGAGTCGGCGACGCTCCAACCTGTTCATCCCGTCCTCCTCGAAGAAGGCGGACAAGGAGAAGGAGCCGaagagcagcgagctgggcaGTGGACGGTCCATTCCCATCAAACAGGGCTACCTGTACAAGCGATCCAGCAAGTCCCTGAACAAGGAGTGGAAGAAGAAGTACGTGACGCTGTGCGACGACGGCCGGCTCACCTATCATCCCTCGCTGCACGACTACATGGACGATGTGCACGGCAAGGAGATCCCGCTGCAGTACGTCACCGTGAAGGTGCCGGGACAGAAGCCTCGTGGCTCCAAGAGCATCATCACGAACAGTGCGCTCACCAGCTCACTGATGGCCAATAGTCAAAGGGCCCAGAACACGCTGAGTGATGGCATCGGTTGCCTCACCCTGGCCAAGGACAATCAGCGCAAGCTGAGCGAGAAACTCTCCCTACTTGGAGCCGGATCCGGAGCAGCTGGCGCCGGTGGAGAGCCGCTGAAGTCGAACAGCTCACAGCAGACGAGCGGGGACGAGGGCATAGCCATGTCCAATTCAAATTCGCAGACTTTCATCGCCGGCGAGACGGCCAATAAGTTGGAGGCCCAGACGCCGAATGTGAAGAAGCGCCATCGCCGCATGAAGAGCAGCAGTGTGAAGGCCAACGAGGCGGACGACAACGATGGCTATGAGTTCTACATCGTGTCGCTGGACTCCAAGCAGTGGCACTTCGAGGCGGCCAATTCGGAGGAGCGCGACGAGTGGGTGGCGGCCGTCGAGCAGGAGATCTTCAAAAGCCTGCAGAGCATCGAGAGCAGCAAGACCAAACAGGCCACCAGCACGGATCTGGCCGCCATGCTGGCCATCCGTCAGCGGGTTCCCGGAAACGGATTCTGCGTCGACTGTGGAGCGCCAA ATCCTGAATGGGCTAGCTTGAACCTGGGCGTACTCATGTGCATCGAGTGCTCGGGCGTGCATCGCAATCTGGGCTCGCATATATCCAAGGTTCGCTCTCTGGGCCTGGATGACTGGCC ATCCCCGCATCTAAGTGTGATGCTGGCCATTGGCAACAGTCTGGCCAACTCCGTCTGGGAATCGAACACGAGGCAACGGGTGAAGCCCACTTCGCAGGCCAGTCGCGAGGAGAAGGAGCGATGGGTGCGCAGCAAGTACGAGGCCAAGGAGTTCCTCACCCCGCTGGGCAGCGGATCCTCAGCGCATCCCAGCCCGAGTCCGGGTCAGCAGCTGATCGAGGCTGTGATTAGGGCGGACATCAAGTCGATTGTTTCGATCTTGGCCAACTGCCCGTCCGAGGTGACCAATGCGAATGTGAGCGCCAGGGATGTGCGCACTCCCCTGCTGCTGGCCTGTGCCATAGGCAATCTGGCCATAGCACAGCTGCTCATCTGG AACGGCGCCAACATCAAGCACACGGATCACGAGGGTCGCACCTGCCTGGCCTACGCTCGAGCGGCACAGTCTCTGGCCACCGCCAAGTCGATCAAGGCCGCTGCGGCTGCGCAGGCGGGCACCACGATTCCGGCGCCCGCTCCGCCCACAAACGGTGGCATTCCTGCTCCCCAGTACAATGTCGAGGACACGACGGCGCTGGTGGAGCTGCTCGAGGGACTGGGCTGCCCAGAGGCGGCTCCTCTGACGGCCAGCGGCACCTTGCCGAGGAGACGCGACACGCTGGGCACGCCCTACGAGAAGTCCGTGTCGGGTGTGATCTGA
- the LOC119548690 gene encoding centaurin-gamma-1A isoform X3 has translation MAHFRNGQEIPMILVGTQDAISERNPRVIDDTRARKLASDLKRCSYYETCATYGLNVERVFQDACQKILSQRLPLPPQVQPARPTTPQGNRLGLAPYQAPTNGQRGQQQLPLRMSADFAQAEQKLWSLQAASSSTTNENNNITKYNPGAASSLQGDCSQVQLRDPRDLAPPPGKELPTPTSTPTTSRKSRRRSNLFIPSSSKKADKEKEPKSSELGSGRSIPIKQGYLYKRSSKSLNKEWKKKYVTLCDDGRLTYHPSLHDYMDDVHGKEIPLQYVTVKVPGQKPRGSKSIITNSALTSSLMANSQRAQNTLSDGIGCLTLAKDNQRKLSEKLSLLGAGSGAAGAGGEPLKSNSSQQTSGDEGIAMSNSNSQTFIAGETANKLEAQTPNVKKRHRRMKSSSVKANEADDNDGYEFYIVSLDSKQWHFEAANSEERDEWVAAVEQEIFKSLQSIESSKTKQATSTDLAAMLAIRQRVPGNGFCVDCGAPNPEWASLNLGVLMCIECSGVHRNLGSHISKVRSLGLDDWPSPHLSVMLAIGNSLANSVWESNTRQRVKPTSQASREEKERWVRSKYEAKEFLTPLGSGSSAHPSPSPGQQLIEAVIRADIKSIVSILANCPSEVTNANVSARDVRTPLLLACAIGNLAIAQLLIWNGANIKHTDHEGRTCLAYARAAQSLATAKSIKAAAAAQAGTTIPAPAPPTNGGIPAPQYNVEDTTALVELLEGLGCPEAAPLTASGTLPRRRDTLGTPYEKSVSGVI, from the exons ATGGCGCATTTTCGGAATGGCCAGGAAATACCCATGATATTGGTGGGGACGCAAG ATGCCATCAGTGAGCGCAATCCCCGCGTGATCGACGACACCCGCGCCAGGAAATTGGCCAGCGATCTGAAGCGCTGCTCCTACTACGAGACCTGCGCCACCTATGGCCTAAATGTGGAGCGTGTCTTTCAGGATG CCTGTCAAAAGATCCTCTCGCAGCGCCTGCCCTTGCCACCACAGGTGCAACCGGCGAGACCGACGACCCCGCAGGGCAATCGCTTGGGTCTGGCTCCTTACCAGGCACCCACCAACGGACAACGTGGCCAGCAACAGCTGCCACTGCGAATGAGTGCGGACTTCGCCCAGGCGGAGCAGAAGCTGTGGTCTCTGCAAGCCGCGAGCAGCTCCACCACCAATGAGAACAACAACATCACCAAATACAATCCCGGAGCGGCCAGCTCGCTGCAGGGCGATTGCTCCCAGGTCCAGCTGCGGGATCCACGCGATCTGGCGCCACCGCCGGGCAAGGAACTGCCCACGCCCACCTCGACGCCAACGACGAGCCGCAAGAGTCGGCGACGCTCCAACCTGTTCATCCCGTCCTCCTCGAAGAAGGCGGACAAGGAGAAGGAGCCGaagagcagcgagctgggcaGTGGACGGTCCATTCCCATCAAACAGGGCTACCTGTACAAGCGATCCAGCAAGTCCCTGAACAAGGAGTGGAAGAAGAAGTACGTGACGCTGTGCGACGACGGCCGGCTCACCTATCATCCCTCGCTGCACGACTACATGGACGATGTGCACGGCAAGGAGATCCCGCTGCAGTACGTCACCGTGAAGGTGCCGGGACAGAAGCCTCGTGGCTCCAAGAGCATCATCACGAACAGTGCGCTCACCAGCTCACTGATGGCCAATAGTCAAAGGGCCCAGAACACGCTGAGTGATGGCATCGGTTGCCTCACCCTGGCCAAGGACAATCAGCGCAAGCTGAGCGAGAAACTCTCCCTACTTGGAGCCGGATCCGGAGCAGCTGGCGCCGGTGGAGAGCCGCTGAAGTCGAACAGCTCACAGCAGACGAGCGGGGACGAGGGCATAGCCATGTCCAATTCAAATTCGCAGACTTTCATCGCCGGCGAGACGGCCAATAAGTTGGAGGCCCAGACGCCGAATGTGAAGAAGCGCCATCGCCGCATGAAGAGCAGCAGTGTGAAGGCCAACGAGGCGGACGACAACGATGGCTATGAGTTCTACATCGTGTCGCTGGACTCCAAGCAGTGGCACTTCGAGGCGGCCAATTCGGAGGAGCGCGACGAGTGGGTGGCGGCCGTCGAGCAGGAGATCTTCAAAAGCCTGCAGAGCATCGAGAGCAGCAAGACCAAACAGGCCACCAGCACGGATCTGGCCGCCATGCTGGCCATCCGTCAGCGGGTTCCCGGAAACGGATTCTGCGTCGACTGTGGAGCGCCAA ATCCTGAATGGGCTAGCTTGAACCTGGGCGTACTCATGTGCATCGAGTGCTCGGGCGTGCATCGCAATCTGGGCTCGCATATATCCAAGGTTCGCTCTCTGGGCCTGGATGACTGGCC ATCCCCGCATCTAAGTGTGATGCTGGCCATTGGCAACAGTCTGGCCAACTCCGTCTGGGAATCGAACACGAGGCAACGGGTGAAGCCCACTTCGCAGGCCAGTCGCGAGGAGAAGGAGCGATGGGTGCGCAGCAAGTACGAGGCCAAGGAGTTCCTCACCCCGCTGGGCAGCGGATCCTCAGCGCATCCCAGCCCGAGTCCGGGTCAGCAGCTGATCGAGGCTGTGATTAGGGCGGACATCAAGTCGATTGTTTCGATCTTGGCCAACTGCCCGTCCGAGGTGACCAATGCGAATGTGAGCGCCAGGGATGTGCGCACTCCCCTGCTGCTGGCCTGTGCCATAGGCAATCTGGCCATAGCACAGCTGCTCATCTGG AACGGCGCCAACATCAAGCACACGGATCACGAGGGTCGCACCTGCCTGGCCTACGCTCGAGCGGCACAGTCTCTGGCCACCGCCAAGTCGATCAAGGCCGCTGCGGCTGCGCAGGCGGGCACCACGATTCCGGCGCCCGCTCCGCCCACAAACGGTGGCATTCCTGCTCCCCAGTACAATGTCGAGGACACGACGGCGCTGGTGGAGCTGCTCGAGGGACTGGGCTGCCCAGAGGCGGCTCCTCTGACGGCCAGCGGCACCTTGCCGAGGAGACGCGACACGCTGGGCACGCCCTACGAGAAGTCCGTGTCGGGTGTGATCTGA